From the genome of Solanum lycopersicum chromosome 12, SLM_r2.1:
AATGAAAATTTCATtgaacataattatttttttaaaaataaaataaaatcaattgcCTACTATATTGTTTCGAacaaaatatgttaaaatagtTGTCCCAAACTTATTATTTTCgccaataaatttattttagagaAAATTACAGTTTAGTATTTTTGCATCATTTGATTTATAACTTGGGTCATTTAACTCGTTTCatgtttcattttataattatgaCATTCAATTTTGAATGTGTATAAATAGACACTCAAATTTGTATGACATAATATACGTAAGACACAAATTGTCATGTAGGATATCACGTAGGATATatgtgtctatttattcaactttatacaagtttaagtgtttacttGTGCACACTCAAAGTTGGAGAGCATAAATGTGAAATGAGGCAAAGTTAAATGATATtgttatgtattatgactttataaaatatgtacacaaACACATAGGTAATCTATAACTTCATattaatatacatacatatatacttaCACTTATATATAAGTTTGGATACACACAGGCGGCGATCAACATGTCTGCTTCTGGGTTCCATACTTATGTATTTGTCTGCCACCTTTGTGATATTCACACTTATATATAAGTAGTGGGTGtgcttattatttttctattttaatttgtttgtattatttttaattttatttatataaaatttgcttacaaatattataaatcatgataattaataattattaatatctatgttgcataaaatgggACAAAAGAAgtaatatgtattatttattttgaaaactaaGTAAAAAAGAACtgcaaaatttaaataattaacaacATATTGATTCTTGAAATTCTTTTTGTGCTATATATATTGGGACAAGAAAAGTAACATAcacttattatttaaaaattataataattaacaacttaaaatatataaaaaaaatcatattaaaatttaatttactcTCTAAAATTTTATCTATATCACACAAAATGAGACTAAAAAATAACAGATATTGAACCCGTATTAGCATGGACCTTATATCTAGTACATGTATAAATAtccatacatatatatacacaacatatacaattgaatgtACGAATATAGTGTATATTTCGACCATATTCAGTAAATTAGATAGCtgaatgatatatattgataacTATCACTTACTAgtgtgtatttttttatttcttctttagtaCTCCCTCCGTCCTATTTTATGTAGCATCATATTCAGTCTAAAAAAGATTGTCACATTTTCTTATAtgataagtattttaaaatttcacttaattttttaatacatttatgaggagaaaaaaaaatgaataacttTTTTGATGGACAATTTGGTAAATATTTCAAAgtctttattatttcttaaatttcgtatCGAATCAAATattgtcacataaaatgagacggagAGAGTAACTATTTATTCCGACACTCGAATTAAGAGATATTTTTCACCATAACCGTTATTCTTGTttttaaaatgatctttttcatGTTAAAACAACGTCGTtataaagaaatttgaaatCGAGAACTTACCATCTTGTGTTACTAATGGATAATCAGAAGCACTCAAATTGATAAACCAATCCCATTCCCCACCATCCTTCACTAAAATAGCAGCAGCATGAAGTGTATTGCTCACCATTGTTGGACCTCTGTAAGTAACCAAATTAGATCTCTCAATTACTCTCACATTCACAAACAGAGCGTCTCTCTTCACAAACTTCACAAGCTCATTTCTCTCTTCATCAGAGGTCTCGAGATCCAAATGCAACACGTACTGATTCAACGGATGATACAATGCCTTCAACGTCCTCTTTATACGTTCCCCATCGCCAATCGAACCAGATATCAAATACGCCAATCGAGGTATTGTTGTATTGGATCGAAGTGGTGATGTATGAAGTTTTGATTCTACGAATAGTATTGAAGGAGATTTAACTATCTGAAATAACGGATATTTATGAGAAATTATGATGAAAGAAGAGATTAACAGAGTAAAAATGAACAATTTGCTGTTAGCTGATTCCATTTTTGCTCTGTTAATTCCAAAATGTAGTTtcattgttatttatattaattaattgagaattattactaaaatatcttttaacGTAGATATGGAAAAAGGTTTATTTGAGTGGTTGTAGGGCATTGAAGGTCAATGAAGATTAATGCAAAGTATAATCTTTGATTAATGATAAAGCTATTGGAAATGATAAGTggactttattttatttttttgtgataaaAATCAACGCGTTCAACTAGTCTCTAGACACGTGTATATCACCGATTAATATGGCTATGCTGTACCGAAGTTGAGTCGTGGAATTAATCATTTGGCTTATGCAGATGATACTATTGTATTTTGCTTTGTTAATTGGACTATTTTGAGTTTAATTGTGGGGTTTGGTTaattaatagtgaatgatatattaATAAGAGTTGATTCAATGTTCATTAACAAAATGCAAATGCAAGTAACTGATAAAGTGCAGCTGAGATACTGGCTTTCAAAGAAAGAGTccctttttacttatttgggTTATCCAATTTTTTGTGTTGAATTGGTTAAAAAAGTTGAGTACATGTTGACTTTCTTAGAAATGAAAGCATTTCACATGTGCTTCAATTTATGTCTGTTTATAAacgacataatacataaatgtatcTCTTAACTTGACCTCATTTTACATTTACgtccttcaactttgggtatgcacaagtagacacttaaacttgtataaactTGAACAagtaaacacatgagtcctacgtGGCACGAcacacgtaggacaaaaaatgatatgtaggacatgtgtgtctatttgttaatcttatacaagtttaagtatctacttgtgcacccaaagttgaaggacataaatgtaAAATGAGATCAAGTTAAGagacatttatgtattatgcctttataAAAAGGTCAAACTCATGAACAGATTCctaaatttgtttgattttccTTTCGATTACCTGAAGTACACCATTTTCCTATTGAACCatccataatttgttccttttaaacacGTTGACTGATTTTGATTGACTTTTCTATTAAAAATGTCTTCAATTGTGTTCGTATTGTAAggtaatgattttgattgaagaAATAAAGACAAACTATGTGTTactctcatttgttttctaatgtgtttAAATAACTTGAAGTAAAACACATTATTCTCGAAAAGTTTCACTATCAACTGGACTAATGAGTTTTGGAACaaaatatgtatcctctatcaaTATCCCTTACAAAATCTGGTTACATGTCTGTCAACGGTGtttaaaaggaataaattatggatagttcaatgattcaataggaaaatacCATAGTTAAGGTACCTAGAAAAAAAACCCAATAAGTTTAGAgatttgtttatgtatttttggccttataaaaaatatgttctCAACCAACTTCATTGACCGTTTGCTCGTTTCTTTGAAACAATAATTTGTAGGTGCTAGCTCGATTTTGATGGTTTCGTTATGCAACAAGACAACATTTGAAAGGAGGTATGGGCTCTAAATCTCTTTTTTGATATATCGGATGTCTTTGATGGATAAAGCTTAAGCAATCCAAGAGGCGGATCCAGAATTTTAATTTGATCAACTCAAATTTTACGCTAACCTACCACTGTAATCggtaatcccacaagtgaagTCTGGAAACTAGAGAGGATAGAACTTCACAGACCTTACCCTACCTTGAAAGGTAGAGGGGTTATTACTGATAGACCCTCAGGTCaagaaaaaacatatcaaaGCGGATCCTGTATTTGGAAAAAATGTATGTGCAAAAGCAAGTAATATTGTAGTAAAGCTAATGCCATGGGAATGTTTTGCACGGCATGAATCAGAGGAGAAAATATTATAAACACGAAAACGTTGAGGTTGCATAAGTTACAAAGGAAATGAAGACTTCCATATATGTACTCTCTGTGGAGAAGCAACTTTCTTTCAAATACATTACTATGGATCTTGTGACAAAATGAAGTGGAGAAGAAAGAGGATGAGCACTTGTTTTAATTCGTCTCTTCGCTCCTTTCTTCGTCCAAATATCCGCCTTACTTCATCAACTAAAACACTGATAAGTAATAACCAAACTACAAAGCAACTAGAAGTTGAAAAATTACAAACAAGCTGCACAAATCTTACATTTAAACCCCTCGAAAAGTGAATATTCTCTCGTTTTAGTCAAGAGTGTAGCTTGATACTGAGACCACTGCAGGAGAATTAGCAGTGTGAATGTAAACAAACTCGAGGCTTTTTCCAGTTGGTAACGAGTTGATCCAGGCTGGAAACACGTAGGAGTCACCGTACTTTGAAAGACCCCAGAGCGAACCATAAAGCTGGGATACTGAAAGCTTCAAGTTCTTCAATGTCTTAGAAGACTTGTTAGTTACTATTGCTGAGTATCTGTAGTAAGTTTTCCCCTCGCGTACCCATGAAGTTGTTTCCTTTTGCTCAATAGCAATATCAGTAGCTGCAGATATtatgtaaaagaaaattatagctACAATTTTATTTGTGCAACAGACACTCAAACTTGACCTCTGCTGGCAAGTAAGCACTCTAACTTTATGTCTCAACTGGCAACTAAGCATTCTAACTCGTTCCCACTGTGTCTCGTAACATTGATAAGTTGTCTAGATGATCATTTGGTAAGTTGGAAGTTTTTTCAACTGACACAGTGGAGATGAGTTGAAGTGTCTAGATGTGCATACTCAAAGTTGGAGTATTTACTCGTCCAAGTTTGAGTGTTGTGTCATTTATTTACCCAAGTAATTCTAAATGCCACAAGAAGAGATAGTTTAAGTACCTGGGGCTGGAGTTGTTTTTTGCTCTGGATCTGGTTTTGGCTGAGGAATAGCAACTGCAAGTAAACACGGAGAAGTACTCTTTGTTAGCAATAACATCGAATTAATTACTTAGAATGAGAGGTAGCAAATGGGAGGGTCGGATCAAAGTTGAGCACGTTATTGCTTGCGTTAGAATACCTGGAAGGAGCTGACTATATTCACTTTGACCACCATGAAGTCTAGCTAACACACCAATTAAGGGAGCATTGTTATAAGTAGCTGGTTCGGTTTGCTCATAGTTGTCTCTTTGATCAGCAAAGTTGTCATAGGCATCTGGTCCCCCAACAATGGCTCCGGTTAGAAGATTGGGATCATTCGCCTTTCTGTTAAACCAGGTAGCATAACCTCCACGGCAGCTAACAAAAGTAGGATCAATCTTTACAGATACGATCGAGGAACCTCTGTGGTGAACTTGTCTCGGGTAATTGTTACCGTATCCCACCATGTAACTTGTCGCTCTTGGATTATCTCCAAGTAGATAGTCAACCTAAAATGATAAAACATGCTTGAGAATGTCACTTATTGTATTTAGTGACTCTTTAACTCCAACATTCCACCTGACAAATTtctagtctgtttaaaaaagagtGTCACTTTCTATGTTTAGTAACTCGATCTTTAACTCCGCACCATATGATCCAAGGTGAATTCCTAACTTTTCCTAAATTTCGTGCCCAGTCAAACTAAGACACACAAAaatgaaacggagggagtataaaTTTACCTGTGACTTGGCAAAGTCCAGGAGCTCGGGTGATGATACAGGACCGGATGCACACTTGAGGGATTTTCCAGCAGATGCCAAATAGTCAGAGTAAACAGTTGCAAGGAATGAAGCACTTGTGACAAATTGCATGTTGTTCCATCTTTGCCTGAAAATGAGACCTCCTGGACTCTTGTGGATGTTTTGGTTACCCTTTCCGAGACATGCACACATAAAATTCTCAGCCTTTTCTTGGTACTTCTCAAACACAGCAGCATGGTTACCAGCATTTCCTTGCATCAGGAACTGCAATAATATCCACGAAATACGTTAATGATTTGCATAGTAATAGGGGCGGAGCTAGTGTGTACGTTAAGATTTGGACCAAAATACTCTATATAGCCTTTTGGTTACGCAGATgctatatattttcattttcgtTTTATCATGGTGTACCTACAGAGTATTATTCAAGAATATTACGAAATGAAGTGTATGGTTTTAGGTGATTGACCTTAGCAGCAAGAGTCTGGACACCAGCATACTTGACGTCCCAACCAAATTCGGTCATGGACCAACCGGTTCCACCAAGTGCATCGCCGTTCTCCCCTAGGTAATTCAAGTAATATGGCTTGTTAGATGCCTTGTACAGCCAAGCAGCGGCCCACAGTAATTCGTCCTGTCAAAATCAAAAGTTTCTTGATTAAATGTTGTGAAAATGACAAGATGAATACAACATATGTGAGTCACACATAGTATTTCTTAATGAAACAATCACACATACCGCGTATCCACTAACAGATCGATAGTACTTCTGGGCCACAGTAATACTGCTATCATACTTGCCTCTGTATTTGTCCGCAAACTCGAATAACTGAAAACAACAGCAAAACCACAAGTTATGGAAATGAAGAGAAGAATAATGTAATGTACATAACTTATCTTTTAAGTGATCTGATAGTATGCAATTTGTTAAGTATTCTTGCATTCTTAGTTTATGTTACTCTTTCAAAGTCATGTAAAAATCGCGCTGACCTGATATGCATGAGTTAGAAGCTCCTCGGCATAGGCAGGGTTGTAGTTCTGAAAGACTATGGAGGCAGCAGCCATAGCGGCTGCTGTCTCCCCCGCTAGATCAGATCCAGGTCGACTTGGATCGATCCTGTAAGCAGCTCTTGAAGTGGTCATATCCTCTGGTCTTTGCCAACAGTAATGATCTGTGGTACCATCTCCAACCTATacattatttaacatattattacAACTTGATCGTGTGACCATCATCGTCAAATTATTTATACtgacgatatatatatatatatatcgaaatCAATTACCTCTCCATATAGGACATGTGGTTCAGGATGAGCTTTAAGTAGATAATCAGTACCCCACTTAACAGCATCAATAGCATTACTAAGCTCTCCACTTTCACTCATTTGCTTCCCATACTCAATTATGCTCCATGACATCATAGTAACTGTGAATGCCATTGGTAGACCAAATTTCACATTATCCCCTGCATCATAATACCCTCCAACAAGATCCACCTacaacatatatcatatatcagagacgaatttagaatttttaataaacataaacgtatttaattttaaaaaaaagtatcgAGTTAAAATTGATCACTAATCTTATAGGTAAACAATTTAAACATTCAACCAAGTATATTATACTTAGCCTTTTACTTTTACACTATATGATTCCTTTACAAGGTAATGGTTTAGGTCCACGTACGTGCTGTTCTTCTTTCCGTATTCTACTTAATGAGATATCACTAGATATGTTGTTTTAACATATTTTGACTCAATTTCACTTTTAATTAGTctcaaaaataacatatttttacatatagtaacaatttaactttaaaatatttattttatccttcaaaaaataatttatagtcgcacaaacatttataaacttattttaaagaGGAAAAGGATATATATACCCCCAAACTATCATCCATCATACTTTTGAGACATTTATGCCTCTGTTAtcaaaaaactagagcataAATACCCTTTATACTAAGGCacatacacgtgtcataatcttatccatcgATTTGACATTTATCGCCGGATAAGATTGCACCACGTGTATCTATCTAGTCTTCCGTTAGAGTGAAAGACATATATACTCTAGTTTATGGATGACAGGGACACCAATATTCCAAAAGTATGACGAAGTGTATCTGCATACCATTAACGATTTTATAAACTTCTTATTAAATCGaactatatcatataaattagaaCGCGACTCATGAGTACAAAACATTATAGTAATACTGAAATATTGTTATAACGAATGACTATTACATAAAAGAACAACTTACACCACTAGCTTTTCCATCATTAAGACCAGAATTACCCCTCCATTGAACTCTTTGATCACGAGGAAGATAACCAGATCTCTGAgcctcataaaataaaaaactcttACTTAGTGCTTCACCATAATTATGGCTACCAAATACCAAATTaggaaacaacaaaaatagaCTACTCATGTAACATAGCATCAAAAAAACTTTCATCATGTATTTCAACTAATTATTTCTATAActgttttggaaaaaaatagCCAATGTAggtaaaataaagaagaaagagtGAGGATTGGGGAGAAGGAAGAAAATGAACTAGTATATATGGTGGAGGGAAGAAGagaaaatgccaaaaaaaaataaaatagaaaatggaCAGTGTGGAACAAATAATGCAAATTTgggttatttaaaaaaataaatcaatgaaatattaaacaaaaataattttattgatacttttttttaaaaaaaatttggaagtGAGAGACAGTGGCATGTGCTTTTGTTTGTCGCTTTTGGTGAATAAGGTTCGGCGCtgaaatttttatttccttactaaggagatataattattttactcgctgttaatttttatttgtttatatacgaatattatttttaaaaatagcttttcaattttaaatttaatatttatatataattaataaatttattctctcacacacatatatatatatatatatatatatataatctattCAATTCGATCGATTCACATTTGAGCTACTAGCTCCGTAGTCCACCctgatttataattttactatattatttataattttataagttataaaaGTGAATACTAATACTTACTAATTAagattgaataataaattattttttaacttttttaaagaaattggACAAGATATCTAATAGTACTCCCTAATATCACTTTTACTGGTGTAATCAATCAGAGCTGTGGTAGAATGATAAATATTCTTTCATCCTAATCATAAGATCTCAAGTTTGAGTCCCTTTGGATATAAATTCGCCTTTGCTAGGAAGCAACTTATCCTCAATGTGGGACTTCTTAACGCGAATCTTTAAGTCGGGCTTCAATTTGAATATCGAACACCGggtggaaaacaaaaaaaaaggtctaTTTATACttctgtttttaaaaaattaaaaatgagggCAGGGTAGGAGGCGGAAGAAGAAACGGGGAAGAAATAGAATGCGAGAAATTGAACTTGATCTCACCAACTATGTGAAAGTTCAGATAGCcaattgattaaattattaaaaaaaattcagtcCATTTTATCCTTTTCGATACAATAAATTAGAAGATATATAACCCATCACTCAGTTTTTGATTTACCATTGTTGTTATGGTTAGTTCGCActcattataatatatttttcaaatattgaatTTGTTATATACAAATAGTGATTTAAAAGAATCATTATTCGATTATTATTCCTTAAAAATATATCGAATCAATAGTGAACAAGTAAAATACGACTAATAAAGGATTAGTTAAAGTTTGTTACTATAATTACTATAGGTGTAGACAGACAAGTGCAAAGTAAAATGTAGGAAAAAGAGTTTGTATGAGAATCCAGTCAAAAAGAGTTTGCAGAAAAGTGTCTGTTGTGTCACTATTCAATTTATTAACATTTTGGCCAACGAGGCCATGTGGCAAAGATGAGGTTAAATTTCAAATACGGCCAAAACTTTAAATAAAAGGCTAAAGCATCAATGTAATATATACGTGTAAATAAGTAATTGGCTGGCTACTTTCTAATACTAAAATATAGTAATTGTACACTTGTCAATTTTTACCTAGATTTTACTTTCGATTTGATTTTTGGttattaaaatagtttataaaaaCTTTCACCCACTAAAAGTAAGGTGGATCTAGAGAGtgttcatataatatatttcaatttaaaattatattgtgtataagatatatttttactaattatagaatatattaattttgaacaaGAATATAGCAACTTTCAAATGCACTCATATGTTCATTGTTTGAAACTCACCGATTATATTAAGGATTTCTTCGAAATAATAATTTGCTGGCTTATTcagatgatattttatttttcgaagTTTTTAAGTGAAAAACTTGAATTCGCCTTGAAACTTATCAACTATATTAGAGACTCTCTCgaaattgtattttattagtttatttatgcAATTTGTCTTTTTATTATTCCAAATTCTTtaagtgaaaattttaaatttacgtTGAAAAATTTCAACTACATTAGTGATTCcctttaaatgatttttttttattgacttattcacatatttataccttttttttaattttttgaaccTTCCGATTGAAAAAACATGATTCCGATTAGTGTCGTAAAAACAATATTCACacacaataacaataatttatCGTAATGATACTAATTTTGGGATGGAggaataatgataattaataattaagaagaaaaggGAAGTAACATAACATGTGGATGATTAATAAAAGACAAATAAGCTTAAgcataattacaatattaatgATTCACAAAATCAATATTCCGACAAACAACACTTCCCTTCCCCTCCATTTATGGCACTCTTATTTGTAAAAATTCAACACCGACAGAGCACAAATTAAGGAGTTTTGGATATtgaataattcatatttttcttatttttaaatattttcgcCCGATGTCCGGTATTCATATTGAAATCTCAATATTTCATATTCGCATCTTGTAGACATCATATTTTCCTCATTGTCGTGACCAGTAGTGGAGTCaggattttcaataaaggggTTCAAAATCTGAAGAAATAACAGACAAAGTAGTCGAAGAAGGTTTGACATCTaatatatatacctaaaaattattttaatcatgtaaaaataatataattttcagtCGAAAAGATCGGAATAAACCCCTAAGCTGGTAATTTCATTGCATGCTCATTTCACCTGATGATTAATATCCATATCAAAGTTTCACTATTTTAGATTTATGCCCCGTAGACCCTATATTTTCCTCAGTGTCATAACATTATATTGCACGTACATTTTACGCGATGTCCAACATCTAAATTGAGTTTGACTAAATTCGCGCCGCATAGACCTCATTGTCATAACATTGCATGTTCGACTATTCCAGATTGACACCACATAAACCTCATATTTTACTCATTGTCATAAGTCATAACATTGCATGTTCATTTCACCTGAATGCTCAACATccatattaatttttgattaTTCCAGATTTACACAACGTAGGCTCCATATTTCCTCACTATCGTAACATTGCATGTACATTTCACCTATCTACTGTCGAATATCTATATTGAAGTTTGACTAATTCAAATTTACGcacatttcatatttttcttattatatcatgacattatatataaacaacgtattattttttttgatatctaatattcatattaaaattcgattattttaaattatacgCTGCGGGGCCATATTTTCCTCATTGTGATAACATTGCATGTTCctaataaatgaaattatatgAGACCACTTCAGGTCAAATAAAGGGGTCCAATACagtttatttacatttttataatgttttttgtTCCACTCGTGCCAACCGCAATTAACGGCTTctacagaaaaataaaataattattacattataaaaaaatataataagagagattaatttatttattttccttgaaCTTAGTTTTGCACATTTTAAAGCATGGACACGTCATCAGTAAGAGTCCAAAAGACAATACTCCGGGATCGCCGGATGACGCCGGTTTTGTGACGATCACGGCGTTTATGCTTCCCTaatagtaaaaattattttgatgtttgaaTAAGTTTTTGTACGTTtcgattaatttataatatattttattcatcaagaattaaatatatgaaaagaatCACTTcgtaaagttttttttttttttatttctactcCGTGAACCTAAAATATCAGGATTTTCAACGTGCTTCATTGGTTCTTGTACGTACACCTTTAGTGCGAATCACTTGTAGTTTTGCCTTCatctttttctctcttcatttttttttagtttttgtttgtAAAAGTATCACCT
Proteins encoded in this window:
- the LOC101247302 gene encoding endoglucanase 6; protein product: MMKVFLMLCYMSSLFLLFPNLVFGSHNYGEALSKSFLFYEAQRSGYLPRDQRVQWRGNSGLNDGKASGVDLVGGYYDAGDNVKFGLPMAFTVTMMSWSIIEYGKQMSESGELSNAIDAVKWGTDYLLKAHPEPHVLYGEVGDGTTDHYCWQRPEDMTTSRAAYRIDPSRPGSDLAGETAAAMAAASIVFQNYNPAYAEELLTHAYQLFEFADKYRGKYDSSITVAQKYYRSVSGYADELLWAAAWLYKASNKPYYLNYLGENGDALGGTGWSMTEFGWDVKYAGVQTLAAKFLMQGNAGNHAAVFEKYQEKAENFMCACLGKGNQNIHKSPGGLIFRQRWNNMQFVTSASFLATVYSDYLASAGKSLKCASGPVSSPELLDFAKSQVDYLLGDNPRATSYMVGYGNNYPRQVHHRGSSIVSVKIDPTFVSCRGGYATWFNRKANDPNLLTGAIVGGPDAYDNFADQRDNYEQTEPATYNNAPLIGVLARLHGGQSEYSQLLPVAIPQPKPDPEQKTTPAPATDIAIEQKETTSWVREGKTYYRYSAIVTNKSSKTLKNLKLSVSQLYGSLWGLSKYGDSYVFPAWINSLPTGKSLEFVYIHTANSPAVVSVSSYTLD